CTGATATAATTGCCGATTTTTCATATGACAAGCGATACAACAAATATTACAATGATCAGTTTATCTGGTTCACAATCGATACATATAGCGGTTCTACGTATTCAGCCAGTTTCTTCCAAACTCTTCCTGTGCTTGATACACCAATTATTATCAGTTTCGATAACCTCACATCTTCAAGGGAAATTGATACTTTTATTTCCCAACTAAAATCAAGTAGCGTTCAGTTTGTTAATGCATCAGAGCTGACCGGTCTGGAACTTACCATTAGGGGGAGTATTTAGATTTGCCACTAGAACATCCGACCTTAACAACGTCAAATAAAACATTTTCTACACTACGTTGTGGCCAACAAATCGCAAAAAGTGGTAGGATCAAGGTCAGTAAAAAAGCATGGTCTGTAAGATTTGTAGCATTATTGGGCGCTAGTTTTTTTGTTGCCTACAACATATTACTAGGATTAGAAGTGAAGGATCCATTCGTTATATATTCAACATTGCTACCATTACATTCAGTAGCGTACTTGGTTGTAGGTTGGTTATTTTACAGGAACCCAGCGACCGGAAAGGTAGGAAATGATCTAGTATCAGTTATAATTCCAGTATATAATCAGAAGACAGTTATAGAGGATGTTATCGATGCGGTTTACAATTCTACTTATAAAAATATTGAAGTTATCGCAGTTAACGATGGAAGCAAGGACGGCACGAGAGAAGTCCTCGATTCAATTGCAAAAAAGCATCGTGGTCTGAAGGTTATACACAAACATAATGAGGGAAAAAGGAAAGCAGTTGCCACAGGTTTCTATGAATCTAAGGCCAACTTTGTCGTGTTAATTGACTCGGACAGCATTATAGACAAGCATGCAATTACAGAACTTATGAAAGCGTTTTACGCAGATCCAACTATTGGTGCTACAGTTGCATATGCTAAGGTGGCAAATGTGAACAAGAATATTATAACAAAATGTCAGGATGCTTGGTACGACTATTCTTTCAATATCAGGAAAGCAGCAGAAAGCAGTTTCGGGAATGTGTTGTGTTGTTCTGGGTGTATGGCAGCATACAGACGTGAAGCTATAGCTCACTACATTCCATATTGGATCAGATCTAGGCTGCCAAATAGTGATGATAGAGAACTCACAACATCAGTGATACTACCTCCTTTTACCAAGAAACTATTGGAAGCGATGGCAGCGTACGATGATGCTGAAGATCGTGGATTAACAGGACAAGCATTGGTTGAATGGAAGGCTGTGTATGTTCCCACTGCAGTTGTATATACCGAAGTTCCTTACACAATGAAGATATTTCTAAGACAGCAGAAACGATGGAAAAAAGGTACCACACGAGTGAACTTCTTTATGAGTGCGTTCTTCTGGCGTAAACATCCAGTTATGTCACTA
The nucleotide sequence above comes from Nitrososphaerales archaeon. Encoded proteins:
- a CDS encoding glycosyltransferase, with translation MPLEHPTLTTSNKTFSTLRCGQQIAKSGRIKVSKKAWSVRFVALLGASFFVAYNILLGLEVKDPFVIYSTLLPLHSVAYLVVGWLFYRNPATGKVGNDLVSVIIPVYNQKTVIEDVIDAVYNSTYKNIEVIAVNDGSKDGTREVLDSIAKKHRGLKVIHKHNEGKRKAVATGFYESKANFVVLIDSDSIIDKHAITELMKAFYADPTIGATVAYAKVANVNKNIITKCQDAWYDYSFNIRKAAESSFGNVLCCSGCMAAYRREAIAHYIPYWIRSRLPNSDDRELTTSVILPPFTKKLLEAMAAYDDAEDRGLTGQALVEWKAVYVPTAVVYTEVPYTMKIFLRQQKRWKKGTTRVNFFMSAFFWRKHPVMSLIFYIDFMMTFTTPFIVAIIFVYNPFILQNAWLSTSFIAGMVFLSIVHGLDYKFRDPISTNWKYKPLMNLITAFILSWLIFPAIWSYRKNEWGTR